A window of the Aeromicrobium phoceense genome harbors these coding sequences:
- a CDS encoding FtsK/SpoIIIE domain-containing protein yields MRLLVTAEAASSGEIRDAIVAYSVASTVGDLESVLQQLFGMRRPHADVADVIDLDSRRGVEPSGPGVFLGSRRLDPDATLATAGIRHGVIVGLGGPSRHREREPQGLVEVRVSSGRGAGRVHRLGIGTWTIGSAGHCAIRVQDAPDVAARLEVDAQGRVVVTADESARDLTVAIPERREPPTEPIVLQAGAAPRQQRRFRRRKPGLSALEQGRQVDPTAPLPLVRLDREPVTASVVWKEGAVLGVADVLFELGSVSAPDASLSPSATGPELDYNRPPRLHPPARTREFSLPTEPKKPEKAPIPMVMMLSPLLMSGFMYWRTGSIYSLMFMILMPLMMLLNASGTRRQQKARYQEQLAEFHRRRADVEKAAVTSLADERGQRRSIYPDPASVLLFATGPRARLWERRRWDPDFLELRLGTSDLPSDVVVKDSTREQHEGPLRWTAPDVPVIVPLAPTAVLGVCGPSDQCLSTTSWLIAQVAALHSPTDASVWIFTDRTNATAGEWTKWLPHARTSEDHPRAARLALDEEDRASMISELTGLVDRRKELDTDEREALPSVVVVLDGARELRMAPGMTSLLKSGAFVHVYFICLDRTPRELPEECRAVVELHGDLLDLETTAERHIDGVRRDVVDGVWLERLGRALAPIRDVSTEDLSSSLPAASRLLDVLGLDAPSGKDLVRVWSGGGRTTKAVIGEGLDGPFRIDVRADGPHGLIAGTTGSGKSELLQTIIASLAVGNRPDEFNFVLIDYKGGAAFMDCQHLPHTVGMVTDLDGHLTTRALESLGAELRHREHQLADAAAKDIEDYLAARQPGDEPMPRLLIIIDEFAALVAELPDFVTGLVDVARRGRSLGVHLILATQRPAGVVNAEIKSNTNLRIALRVTDANDSDDVIESKVAAEIPKSFPGRAYARLGHSSLTPFQSSRVGGRPVGTERAELRTRGFGVEELVAPPKAAGSDEEDVSIPTDLATLVGAVREANDLIGLEPMRKPWLPPLPETLTLDDLPVKPAPDIGALPDIPPIVFGRGDLPHLQQQEVASWDLQRAGHLVIAGQSRSGRSWSLRAIAAAIARQTAPTDVHVFGIDAGNNALLPLVSLPHVGAVVTRTQTDRIFRLFDHLGRELTRRQQVLAEQGFADIAEQRAAVDGAERMPYLVVLLDRLEGFTTAFESVDGGVLLERLVGLLQEGVGAGIRVVIGADRSGILGRYSLLVDDRIVLSMSDPSDYSVVGLPTKQVPSHIPPGRGFRAGERPQEVQFAMIDASGEGTAQVRAIHELGRAVAERYGDLPRGLRPHRIDELPVAIGLDEALTMEPSEAALSPSFIPVGVGGDTLALEGFDPLSTGPGFLVAGPPRSGRSSTLVVPISQHLAHRRDVLVIAPRRSPLRDLDDRRLQLFTGAEPIEEIREGISRLRTQHLIVVDDFEVLGADSPVGQLLGETYGAMRDTANAMIIAGGIDELGSVYRGLPSDLKRGRTGLILSPRASNDGDVLNARLPRSVGASVPPGRGLLVTPTGYRWVQVPKA; encoded by the coding sequence ATGCGCTTGCTCGTCACTGCCGAGGCGGCATCGTCGGGGGAGATCCGCGATGCCATCGTGGCCTATTCGGTCGCCAGCACGGTCGGTGACCTCGAGTCCGTGCTGCAGCAGCTCTTCGGGATGCGCCGCCCCCACGCGGACGTCGCCGACGTCATTGACCTCGACAGCCGCCGGGGCGTCGAGCCCAGCGGACCGGGGGTCTTCCTCGGGTCGCGCCGCCTCGATCCCGACGCCACCCTGGCCACCGCCGGGATCCGCCACGGGGTGATCGTCGGCCTCGGCGGACCCAGCCGCCACCGCGAGCGCGAGCCGCAGGGCCTGGTGGAGGTTCGCGTCAGCTCCGGCCGGGGCGCCGGGCGGGTCCACCGCCTCGGCATCGGCACGTGGACGATCGGCTCGGCCGGCCACTGCGCGATCCGGGTCCAGGATGCCCCCGACGTCGCCGCCCGGCTCGAGGTCGACGCGCAGGGTCGCGTCGTGGTCACGGCCGACGAGTCCGCCCGCGACCTCACGGTGGCCATCCCCGAGCGCCGCGAGCCCCCCACCGAGCCGATCGTGCTGCAGGCCGGCGCCGCCCCCCGCCAGCAGCGCCGCTTCCGTCGTCGCAAGCCCGGCCTGAGCGCCCTGGAGCAGGGCCGCCAGGTCGACCCCACCGCTCCCCTGCCGCTCGTCCGTCTCGACCGCGAGCCGGTCACGGCGTCGGTCGTGTGGAAGGAGGGCGCCGTCCTCGGCGTCGCCGACGTGCTCTTCGAGCTGGGCTCGGTCAGCGCGCCGGACGCCTCCCTCTCCCCGTCGGCCACCGGCCCGGAGCTGGACTACAACCGCCCGCCGCGGCTGCACCCGCCGGCGCGCACGCGCGAGTTCTCGCTGCCCACCGAGCCGAAGAAGCCCGAGAAGGCGCCCATCCCGATGGTGATGATGCTGTCGCCGCTGCTGATGAGTGGCTTCATGTACTGGCGCACCGGCTCCATCTACTCGCTGATGTTCATGATCCTGATGCCGCTCATGATGCTGCTGAACGCGTCGGGCACCCGCCGCCAGCAGAAGGCGCGCTACCAGGAGCAGCTCGCGGAGTTCCACCGCCGGCGTGCCGACGTGGAGAAGGCCGCCGTCACCTCGCTGGCCGACGAGCGCGGGCAGCGCCGCTCCATCTACCCCGATCCGGCCTCGGTGCTGCTGTTCGCCACCGGCCCCCGGGCGCGCCTGTGGGAGCGCCGTCGTTGGGACCCCGACTTCCTGGAGCTGCGGCTCGGCACGAGCGACCTGCCGTCCGACGTCGTCGTGAAGGACTCCACCCGCGAGCAGCACGAGGGACCGCTGCGCTGGACCGCGCCGGACGTCCCCGTCATCGTGCCGCTGGCGCCCACCGCGGTCCTGGGCGTGTGCGGCCCGTCCGACCAGTGCCTCTCGACCACGTCCTGGCTCATCGCCCAGGTCGCCGCCCTGCACTCCCCCACCGACGCCTCGGTCTGGATCTTCACCGACCGCACGAACGCGACGGCCGGGGAGTGGACGAAGTGGCTCCCGCACGCGCGCACCAGCGAGGACCACCCGCGGGCCGCCCGCCTGGCCCTCGACGAGGAGGACCGGGCGTCGATGATCTCCGAGCTCACGGGGCTGGTCGACCGGCGCAAGGAGCTCGACACCGACGAGCGGGAGGCGCTGCCCTCCGTGGTGGTCGTCCTCGACGGCGCCCGCGAGCTGCGCATGGCTCCCGGCATGACGTCGCTGCTGAAGTCCGGCGCGTTCGTCCACGTCTACTTCATCTGCCTCGACCGCACCCCGCGCGAGCTGCCCGAGGAGTGCCGCGCCGTGGTGGAGCTGCACGGCGACCTGCTCGACCTCGAGACCACCGCCGAGCGTCACATCGACGGCGTCCGCCGCGACGTGGTGGACGGCGTCTGGCTCGAGCGGCTCGGGCGCGCGCTCGCGCCCATCCGCGACGTCAGCACCGAGGACCTCAGCTCGAGCCTCCCGGCCGCCAGCCGACTGCTCGACGTCCTCGGCCTGGACGCTCCCTCCGGGAAGGACCTCGTCCGTGTCTGGTCCGGCGGCGGCCGCACCACCAAGGCCGTGATCGGCGAGGGGCTCGATGGACCGTTCCGGATCGACGTGCGCGCCGACGGCCCGCACGGCCTCATCGCCGGCACCACCGGCTCGGGCAAGTCCGAGCTGCTGCAGACCATCATCGCGTCGCTGGCCGTGGGCAACCGGCCCGACGAGTTCAACTTCGTCCTGATCGACTACAAGGGCGGCGCGGCGTTCATGGACTGCCAGCACCTGCCGCACACCGTCGGCATGGTCACCGACCTCGACGGCCACCTGACCACCCGGGCGCTCGAGTCGCTCGGTGCCGAGCTCAGGCATCGCGAGCACCAGCTGGCCGACGCGGCCGCGAAGGACATCGAGGACTACCTCGCGGCGCGCCAGCCCGGCGACGAGCCGATGCCGCGGCTGCTCATCATCATCGACGAGTTCGCGGCCCTCGTGGCCGAGCTGCCCGACTTCGTCACCGGCCTGGTCGACGTCGCCCGACGGGGCCGCTCGCTCGGTGTGCACCTGATCCTGGCCACCCAGCGGCCCGCCGGCGTGGTCAACGCCGAGATCAAGTCGAACACCAACCTGCGCATCGCCCTGCGCGTCACCGACGCGAACGACTCGGACGACGTGATCGAGTCGAAGGTCGCCGCGGAGATCCCCAAGTCCTTCCCCGGTCGGGCGTACGCGCGCCTGGGCCACTCGTCCCTGACGCCGTTCCAGAGCTCGCGCGTCGGAGGCCGGCCGGTCGGCACCGAGCGCGCCGAGCTGCGCACCCGCGGGTTCGGCGTCGAGGAGCTCGTGGCGCCCCCGAAGGCGGCCGGCTCCGACGAGGAGGACGTGTCGATCCCCACCGACCTCGCGACGCTCGTGGGCGCGGTGCGCGAGGCGAACGACCTGATCGGACTCGAGCCGATGCGCAAGCCGTGGCTGCCGCCGCTGCCCGAGACCCTGACCCTCGACGACCTCCCGGTCAAGCCCGCCCCCGACATCGGAGCCCTCCCCGACATCCCGCCGATCGTGTTCGGGCGCGGAGACCTGCCCCACCTGCAGCAGCAGGAGGTCGCCAGCTGGGACCTCCAGCGAGCAGGGCACCTCGTGATCGCGGGCCAGTCCCGCTCGGGTCGCTCGTGGTCGCTGCGTGCCATCGCCGCGGCGATCGCCCGCCAGACCGCCCCCACCGACGTGCACGTCTTCGGCATCGACGCCGGCAACAACGCGCTGCTCCCCCTGGTCTCGCTGCCGCACGTCGGCGCCGTCGTCACCCGCACCCAGACCGACCGCATCTTCCGGCTGTTCGACCACCTCGGCCGTGAGCTCACCCGGCGCCAGCAGGTGCTGGCCGAGCAGGGCTTCGCCGACATCGCCGAGCAGCGTGCCGCAGTCGACGGCGCCGAGCGGATGCCCTACCTCGTCGTCCTGCTCGACCGCCTCGAGGGCTTCACCACGGCCTTCGAGTCCGTCGACGGCGGCGTGCTGCTGGAGCGGCTCGTGGGCCTGCTCCAGGAGGGCGTCGGCGCGGGCATCCGGGTCGTCATCGGCGCCGACCGCTCCGGCATCCTCGGACGCTACTCGCTGCTGGTCGACGACCGGATCGTGCTGTCGATGAGCGATCCGTCGGACTACTCCGTCGTGGGCCTGCCGACCAAGCAGGTGCCCTCCCACATCCCGCCGGGCCGCGGCTTCCGGGCCGGCGAGCGGCCGCAGGAGGTCCAGTTCGCGATGATCGACGCCTCCGGCGAGGGAACCGCCCAGGTGCGGGCGATCCACGAGCTCGGACGTGCCGTCGCCGAGCGCTACGGCGACCTCCCGCGCGGCCTGCGTCCGCACCGCATCGACGAGCTGCCCGTGGCCATCGGCCTCGACGAGGCGCTGACGATGGAGCCCTCCGAGGCCGCGCTGAGCCCCAGCTTCATCCCCGTGGGCGTCGGTGGCGACACCCTCGCCCTCGAGGGCTTCGACCCGCTGTCCACCGGCCCGGGCTTCCTGGTGGCCGGTCCCCCGCGCTCGGGGCGCAGCTCGACCCTCGTCGTGCCGATCAGCCAGCACCTCGCGCACCGCCGCGACGTCCTCGTCATCGCGCCCCGCCGCTCACCGCTGCGCGACCTCGACGACCGGCGCCTGCAGCTGTTCACGGGCGCCGAACCGATCGAGGAGATCCGCGAGGGGATCTCGCGCCTGCGCACCCAGCACCTGATCGTCGTCGACGACTTCGAGGTCCTGGGCGCCGACTCGCCGGTGGGCCAGCTGCTCGGCGAGACCTACGGCGCGATGCGCGACACCGCCAACGCCATGATCATCGCCGGCGGCATCGACGAGCTCGGATCGGTCTACCGCGGTCTGCCGTCCGACCTCAAGCGCGGCCGCACCGGCCTCATCCTGTCGCCGCGTGCGTCCAACGACGGCGACGTCCTCAACGCCCGCCTGCCCCGCTCGGTCGGCGCCTCGGTCCCGCCCGGCCGTGGACTCCTCGTCACTCCCACCGGCTACCGCTGGGTCCAGGTCCCGAAGGCCTGA
- a CDS encoding D-alanine--D-alanine ligase family protein has translation MRTTIAVVFGGQSSEHGVSCLTAREVLAVIDRDRYDVVPVGITPDGRWVEETAVWDDLEPGALPSVRDGFPPFSWDRVREVDVVFPLLHGPWGEDGTIQGLFELAGVRYVGAGVMASAVGMDKPFTKTVFSAAGLPQLPYVTVQPWEWDAKRDRAEARIHALGLPVFVKPARAGSSSGVTPVHDWDQLEDAVLAARKFDPKVIVEAAAHDKREVECAVIQDERGMPIASEVGEIVVAADTDHEYYDFEAKYLDGTSTNVVPADLPETVRQRIREYALQAFDAIGCEGLARVDFFLTSSVGGGLVINEINTMPGFTPFSMFPKLWEASGVDYPELVERLIQLALQRPLGLR, from the coding sequence GTGCGCACCACGATCGCCGTCGTCTTCGGAGGCCAGTCCAGCGAGCACGGTGTCTCGTGCCTGACCGCGCGCGAGGTCCTCGCCGTGATCGACCGCGACCGCTATGACGTCGTCCCCGTCGGGATCACCCCCGACGGCCGCTGGGTCGAGGAGACCGCGGTCTGGGACGACCTCGAGCCGGGCGCGCTGCCCTCCGTCCGCGACGGATTCCCCCCGTTCTCGTGGGACCGGGTGCGCGAGGTCGACGTCGTGTTCCCCCTCCTGCACGGTCCGTGGGGCGAGGACGGCACGATCCAGGGCCTCTTCGAGCTCGCCGGCGTTCGCTACGTCGGCGCCGGCGTCATGGCCAGCGCCGTGGGCATGGACAAGCCGTTCACCAAGACCGTCTTCTCGGCCGCCGGACTCCCGCAGCTGCCCTACGTGACGGTCCAGCCGTGGGAGTGGGACGCCAAGCGCGACCGCGCCGAGGCGCGCATCCACGCACTGGGCCTGCCCGTCTTCGTCAAGCCCGCGCGCGCCGGCTCCAGCTCGGGCGTCACGCCCGTGCACGACTGGGACCAGCTCGAGGACGCCGTCCTGGCCGCGCGGAAGTTCGACCCGAAGGTGATCGTCGAGGCCGCAGCGCACGACAAGCGTGAGGTGGAGTGCGCCGTCATCCAGGACGAGCGCGGCATGCCCATCGCCAGCGAGGTCGGCGAGATCGTCGTCGCCGCGGACACCGATCACGAGTACTACGACTTCGAGGCCAAGTACCTCGACGGCACCAGCACGAACGTCGTCCCGGCCGACCTCCCCGAGACGGTGCGCCAGCGCATCCGCGAGTACGCGCTGCAGGCGTTCGACGCCATCGGCTGCGAGGGCCTGGCCCGTGTGGACTTCTTCCTGACCAGCAGCGTCGGCGGCGGACTCGTGATCAACGAGATCAACACGATGCCGGGGTTCACGCCCTTCTCGATGTTCCCCAAGCTCTGGGAGGCCTCGGGTGTGGACTACCCCGAGCTGGTGGAGCGCCTCATCCAGCTGGCCCTCCAGCGTCCTCTCGGCCTGCGCTGA
- a CDS encoding type II secretion system F family protein, with product MISLALMVTLLGAVIGAGILLVVVGMSEYDEPAPRRPGVSLRDRVQGSARRALLGGAAGLVILLLTGWPVLAISVGALVWFAPMLFGGLASEKRAMAKLEGLAAWTESLRDTIAGAVGLEQAIPATAYAASPAIKPALIRLTDRLRVRTSLSTALQGFADDIDDPSADLIVATLILNARLRGPGLREVLTSLAKSARADLDMRRRIAASRSSTRRSVQIVMGITVAFVLFLSIFNRSYVEPYSTPIGQIVLLVVIGLFAAGFIWMRRLSEFETPERFLLSKEAS from the coding sequence ATGATCTCCCTCGCGCTGATGGTGACGCTCCTCGGCGCCGTGATCGGCGCCGGGATCCTGCTCGTCGTGGTCGGCATGTCCGAGTACGACGAGCCGGCGCCCCGTCGCCCCGGCGTCTCCCTGCGCGACCGCGTGCAGGGCAGCGCCCGCCGTGCGCTGCTCGGCGGTGCCGCCGGCCTGGTCATCCTGCTGCTCACCGGGTGGCCCGTCCTGGCGATCTCGGTCGGTGCCCTGGTGTGGTTCGCGCCGATGCTCTTCGGTGGCCTGGCCAGCGAGAAGCGCGCGATGGCCAAGCTCGAGGGCCTCGCGGCCTGGACCGAGTCCCTGCGCGACACGATCGCCGGCGCGGTCGGCCTCGAGCAGGCCATCCCCGCCACCGCCTACGCGGCGTCGCCCGCGATCAAGCCCGCCCTGATCCGGCTCACCGACCGGCTGCGCGTGCGCACGTCGCTCTCCACCGCGCTGCAGGGCTTCGCCGACGACATCGACGACCCCAGCGCCGACCTCATCGTGGCCACCCTGATCCTCAACGCGCGGCTGCGCGGCCCGGGCCTGCGCGAGGTCCTGACCTCGCTGGCCAAGTCGGCCCGCGCCGACCTCGACATGCGTCGCCGCATCGCGGCCAGCCGCTCCAGCACGCGACGCAGCGTCCAGATCGTCATGGGCATCACGGTCGCGTTCGTGCTGTTCCTGTCGATCTTCAACCGCAGCTACGTCGAGCCGTACTCGACGCCGATCGGCCAGATCGTGCTGCTCGTCGTGATCGGCCTGTTCGCCGCCGGCTTCATCTGGATGCGCCGCCTGTCGGAGTTCGAGACGCCCGAGCGCTTCCTGCTGTCGAAGGAGGCGTCGTGA
- a CDS encoding NAD(P)H-dependent glycerol-3-phosphate dehydrogenase, which translates to MVTAAVMGAGSWGTAFSIVLADAGHDVHLWGRRDETCANINERHENTEYLPGQELPGTIRATTDPAEALADAAIVVLAVPSQTLRANLESWGHLIEPSAVMVSLMKGVELGSHMRMSEVIAEATGAGPERIAVITGPNLAKEIARREPAAAVVACEDESVALQLQKYLHTPAFRPYTNTDLVGCELGGTVKNIIGLAVGVCDGLGFGDNTKASVITRGLAETARLGMAMGADPMTFMGLAGLGDLVATCSSPLSRNRTFGEKLGRGMTVEEITSQTRQVAEGVKSCVSVAELSAMHGVEMPIVEHVRALVDGNMTPTELVNALISRSAKPETR; encoded by the coding sequence ATGGTCACTGCAGCAGTCATGGGAGCCGGGTCCTGGGGCACCGCCTTCTCGATCGTGCTGGCCGACGCCGGCCACGACGTCCACCTGTGGGGTCGTCGCGACGAGACGTGCGCCAACATCAACGAGCGCCACGAGAACACCGAGTACCTCCCGGGCCAGGAGCTGCCGGGAACGATCCGCGCCACCACCGACCCCGCCGAGGCGCTGGCCGACGCGGCGATCGTGGTGCTGGCCGTGCCGTCCCAGACGCTGCGCGCGAACCTCGAGTCGTGGGGCCACCTGATCGAGCCGTCGGCCGTCATGGTGAGCCTCATGAAGGGCGTGGAGCTGGGCTCGCACATGCGGATGAGCGAGGTCATCGCCGAGGCCACCGGTGCGGGACCCGAGCGGATCGCCGTCATCACCGGACCGAACCTCGCGAAGGAGATCGCGCGCCGCGAGCCGGCCGCCGCGGTGGTCGCGTGCGAGGACGAGTCCGTCGCGCTCCAGCTGCAGAAGTACCTGCACACGCCGGCGTTCCGCCCCTACACGAACACCGACCTGGTGGGCTGCGAGCTCGGCGGCACGGTCAAGAACATCATCGGCCTCGCGGTCGGCGTCTGCGACGGGCTGGGCTTCGGCGACAACACCAAGGCGTCGGTCATCACGCGCGGGCTGGCCGAGACCGCTCGCCTCGGCATGGCGATGGGTGCCGACCCGATGACCTTCATGGGCCTGGCCGGCCTCGGCGACCTCGTGGCCACGTGCTCGTCGCCGCTGTCGCGCAACCGCACCTTCGGCGAGAAGCTCGGCCGCGGCATGACCGTGGAGGAGATCACGTCGCAGACCCGTCAGGTCGCCGAGGGCGTGAAGTCCTGCGTCTCCGTCGCCGAGCTGTCGGCGATGCACGGTGTCGAGATGCCGATCGTCGAGCACGTCCGCGCGCTCGTCGACGGCAACATGACGCCCACCGAGCTCGTCAACGCCCTCATCAGCCGATCGGCCAAGCCCGAGACTCGCTGA
- a CDS encoding CpaF family protein, producing MDQQLLRTLREEVAAALARQRREDAAAGLPQMSSEDERQFARAIIARVLESYARQEIAAGRAPLSGAEEAELADGIHAALYGVGRLQPLLDDPEVENIDINGYDNVFVGYANGEERRMPPVAESDDELVELVQVLGAYSGLTSRPFDTANPQLDLRLPDGSRLSAVMGVTPRPSLSIRRARLARVSLDMLVESGTMTPELASFLSAAIAARKNIMIAGATNAGKTTLLRALANEIQPQERLITVERALELGLGEFPDLHPNVVAFEERLPNSEGQGAIHMSELVRRSLRMNPSRVIVGEVLGDEIVTMLNAMSQGNDGSLSTIHANSSLEVFNRICTYAIQSAERLPADATMMLIAGAIDFVIFVERRNEFQSGGGLRRVITSVREVNGVDGRVLSSEVFAEGPDGVAHAAAAVSCIEDLQMHGYRPNAYEGQAF from the coding sequence ATGGACCAGCAGCTGTTGCGCACCCTGCGCGAGGAAGTCGCCGCCGCGCTCGCCCGCCAGCGTCGTGAGGACGCGGCCGCCGGCCTGCCCCAGATGTCGTCCGAGGACGAGCGCCAGTTCGCGCGCGCCATCATCGCGCGCGTCCTGGAGTCCTACGCCCGTCAGGAGATCGCCGCCGGTCGAGCGCCGCTCTCGGGTGCCGAGGAGGCCGAGCTGGCCGACGGCATCCACGCCGCGCTGTACGGCGTCGGTCGGCTCCAGCCCCTGCTGGACGATCCCGAGGTCGAGAACATCGACATCAACGGGTACGACAACGTCTTCGTCGGCTACGCCAACGGCGAGGAGCGCCGCATGCCTCCCGTCGCCGAGAGCGACGACGAGCTCGTCGAGCTCGTGCAGGTCCTCGGTGCCTACTCGGGCCTGACCAGCCGTCCGTTCGACACCGCCAACCCGCAGCTCGACCTGCGGCTGCCCGACGGCAGCCGCCTGTCGGCGGTCATGGGCGTCACGCCGCGACCGTCGCTGTCGATCCGTCGCGCGCGACTGGCCCGGGTGTCGCTGGACATGCTCGTGGAGAGCGGCACGATGACGCCCGAGCTCGCGTCGTTCCTGTCCGCCGCGATCGCCGCGCGCAAGAACATCATGATCGCGGGCGCGACGAACGCCGGAAAGACCACGCTGCTGCGGGCGCTCGCCAACGAGATCCAGCCCCAGGAGCGCCTCATCACCGTCGAGCGCGCGCTCGAGCTCGGCCTGGGGGAGTTCCCCGACCTGCACCCGAACGTCGTCGCGTTCGAGGAGCGGCTGCCGAACTCCGAGGGCCAGGGCGCGATCCACATGTCCGAGCTGGTGCGCCGCTCGCTGCGCATGAACCCCAGCCGCGTCATCGTCGGCGAGGTCTTGGGCGACGAGATCGTCACGATGCTCAACGCGATGAGCCAGGGCAACGACGGGTCCCTGTCCACGATCCACGCGAACTCCTCGCTCGAGGTGTTCAACCGCATCTGCACCTACGCGATCCAGTCCGCGGAGCGCCTGCCCGCCGACGCCACGATGATGCTGATCGCCGGCGCGATCGACTTCGTCATCTTCGTCGAGCGCCGCAACGAGTTCCAGAGCGGTGGCGGCCTGCGCCGTGTCATCACGTCGGTGCGTGAGGTCAACGGCGTCGACGGTCGCGTGCTCTCCAGCGAGGTCTTCGCCGAGGGTCCCGACGGCGTGGCCCACGCGGCCGCGGCGGTCAGCTGCATCGAGGATCTGCAGATGCACGGCTACCGGCCCAACGCCTACGAGGGTCAGGCGTTCTGA
- a CDS encoding SAF domain-containing protein, producing MAMRTSTDSVGDAVQDRQRARTARGVGGRAAPAGARPTPPRRRRPAVALLGVLLILGGAALAGLLALRMDSREPVLVVKSDIPAGTKLTVDMLGETNVATESDLIVPAGAIRTVEGTYTRVPLNEGQLLDTSMLVRTNPLSGGQLAEVGVPLVEGRVPDDLDSGDLVRIVRIGEGDRPSQPLALGLVIRPPVSSSGGGVLGGGSDSEGSAATLLVPLEVADAIVDAAGNNRIGMSLVDRGVAVTDTDRLRSLAGATR from the coding sequence ATGGCGATGCGCACCAGTACCGATTCGGTCGGAGATGCGGTCCAGGACCGTCAGCGTGCCCGCACCGCGCGCGGTGTCGGAGGACGGGCCGCGCCTGCGGGCGCGCGCCCCACGCCGCCGCGTCGCCGTCGCCCCGCCGTCGCCCTCCTCGGCGTCCTGCTGATCCTCGGCGGTGCCGCGCTCGCCGGCCTGCTGGCGCTGCGGATGGACTCGCGCGAGCCGGTCCTCGTGGTGAAGTCCGACATCCCGGCCGGCACGAAGCTCACCGTCGACATGCTCGGGGAGACGAACGTCGCCACCGAGTCCGACCTCATCGTCCCCGCTGGCGCCATCCGCACCGTCGAAGGCACCTACACCCGCGTGCCGCTCAACGAGGGCCAGCTCCTCGACACGTCGATGCTCGTGCGCACCAACCCGCTCAGCGGGGGTCAGCTCGCCGAGGTCGGCGTGCCCCTCGTCGAGGGCCGCGTGCCCGACGACCTCGACTCCGGCGACCTCGTGCGGATCGTGCGCATCGGCGAGGGCGACCGTCCGAGCCAGCCCCTCGCGCTCGGCCTCGTGATCCGTCCCCCGGTCTCCTCCAGCGGTGGCGGCGTCCTCGGCGGCGGCAGCGACTCGGAGGGCTCCGCGGCCACGCTGCTCGTCCCGCTCGAGGTCGCCGACGCGATCGTCGACGCGGCCGGCAACAACCGCATCGGCATGTCCCTGGTCGACCGCGGGGTGGCGGTGACCGACACCGATCGGCTCCGCAGCCTGGCGGGTGCCACGCGATGA
- a CDS encoding trans-sulfuration enzyme family protein, producing the protein MQPDTVTVIAGRPAKQPGAPLNAPITLASAFVPGGSSEYGRHGNPAYEAFEAVLGELEGGRALAFASGIATSAATLGLLEPGAVVVLPRHGYNGTTSLVESGPYEVRLIDPSDTEGSIEAFAGADLVWLESPTNPAMEVGDLPTLVAAAKEAGALVAVDNTFRTPLRDRPLSYGADIVCHSASKLLGGHSDLVLGVLATRDDALFERLLTHRSLHGAIPGALECFLAARGVRTLAVRLDRAESSAAVIADRLKAHPAVAEVRYPGFGSMVCFVVDDAEHAQRATESSRIISHATSLGGVESTWERRRRFPAEPETIPAGLIRLSVGIEAVEDLWSDIEAALG; encoded by the coding sequence ATGCAGCCCGACACCGTGACCGTCATCGCAGGTCGCCCGGCCAAGCAGCCCGGCGCGCCGCTCAACGCCCCCATCACCCTCGCGAGCGCCTTCGTGCCCGGCGGATCGTCCGAGTACGGCCGGCACGGCAATCCGGCCTACGAGGCGTTCGAGGCGGTGCTCGGCGAGCTCGAGGGTGGACGGGCCCTGGCCTTCGCCTCGGGCATCGCGACGTCAGCCGCCACGCTCGGGCTCCTCGAGCCCGGTGCCGTGGTGGTCCTGCCGCGGCACGGCTACAACGGCACCACGAGCCTCGTCGAGAGCGGACCCTACGAGGTGCGCCTCATCGACCCGTCCGACACCGAGGGCAGCATCGAGGCCTTCGCCGGGGCCGACCTCGTGTGGCTGGAGTCGCCGACCAACCCCGCGATGGAAGTGGGCGACCTTCCCACCCTGGTCGCCGCCGCGAAGGAGGCCGGCGCCCTCGTCGCGGTGGACAACACCTTCCGTACTCCCCTGCGCGACCGGCCGCTCTCGTACGGCGCCGACATCGTGTGCCACTCGGCGTCGAAGCTGCTCGGCGGTCACAGCGACCTCGTGCTGGGCGTCCTGGCCACGCGCGACGACGCCCTGTTCGAGCGTCTGCTCACGCACCGCTCGCTGCACGGCGCGATCCCCGGAGCCCTCGAGTGCTTCCTGGCGGCGCGCGGCGTGCGCACGCTGGCCGTGCGACTGGATCGAGCCGAGTCGAGCGCCGCCGTGATCGCCGACCGCTTGAAGGCGCACCCGGCGGTGGCCGAGGTCCGCTACCCCGGCTTCGGCTCGATGGTGTGCTTCGTCGTCGACGACGCCGAGCACGCCCAGCGGGCCACGGAGTCCAGCCGGATCATCAGCCACGCGACCAGCCTCGGCGGCGTGGAGTCCACGTGGGAGCGGCGCCGCCGCTTCCCCGCCGAGCCCGAGACGATCCCAGCCGGACTCATCCGCCTGAGCGTCGGCATCGAGGCCGTCGAGGACCTGTGGTCCGACATCGAGGCCGCCCTGGGCTGA